The window ataaagattaaacaaaatcaaattaacttagaatataataatCGTTTATGAGAAGTGCTGCAAATAcaagaattacataaaagtaaacgcATAAACCGACATAATTTTGTGTcatctgttagatttattttaggTGTGCTACCCGCATTGTGCGAGGCGGGTTGGACCCATCCCCGCACCATACCCAGGGTGAGGCCCCCCGCCTGAGTACTAGGGGGTGGGGTTGAAACCTACACCATGCCTCACCCCCCACTCAACCCAATGACATATTAggtctaaaatgtctttttagacccaaattataatataatttaaattataaattgaaatttatacattaaaaaaaatagaaattcattagagttgtattttgtaTTGCTTTGACCTCCTAAACCAACTTTTACATAGAAggtcaaggcaatacaatagtcatacttaagtaatgttaaatttaatttcaagttCTTAACAAATtgaatatatctatatacaatttatttacataacttatttatataaatattaaaactaataatttttttatattaaatagggGAGGGGTGAGGAGCAGGGGGCGGGGCAGGGCCCCGTTGGGGTCAGCTCGCCATCCGCCCCCGCCAAGGGTGGTGCAGGGTAGCCCACCCACCCATGTTGGGGCAAGGTGGACGGGGTCGGGATAGTGGGAGGTGAGCCCCCACTACTCACccctaatttattttatcacaaaAGCAAAATCATAATATGATGTaccacatcaaatcacgtcatTTTTTAGGTTAATTTTTGTGTAACATTTTTGTTGCTAAAGTATTTCTTGTTGTTTGTTAAAGAGCAGCGTAAAAGTTCTAAAATAGTTGTGCATATTTCATTTTTGTactgaaaaatgatagttgtgaTTAGAATTCCTTCAATGTTAATCACGTTATTTTGGAaggtgagttttttattttttatttcaaaagaaTATGTAACACTAAAGCAAAAATCCTCTTTTTGGGACAACGAATTTCATCTTGAAAGAGTGGGATTTTCATCCCAGAAGACAACTAGGGATGAAATAATTTTGTCCCTAATTCATCCCAAAAAGTTTGTCGAGAAAGACAttctaagaatataaaaaaattttacctcagaaaatctcattttggaCGAAATTTTTCAGGCTCTttcaaacagaaaaaaatttcaGGATGAAGGTATTTTGTCCCTAGCTAACATCATTCGAATGACCAACTTTCATTCAAACATGGAATATTGTTCAAATTGTTAGGATATGAGACTATGagcttaatattcaaacactttATTCATGTTCAAATGGGTTGAGAAACGAGATCGTTCGAATAAGATTAACTTCCGTTCAAATGTCATGATTGTATATGGTTTGAAGGTGTGCAATTATAGTTTGAACAGTTACTCGAATTGTTCGAATAAGAAAGTTCCTAATTCGAACGACGTTCAAATAACGGTTATAATCGTTCGAACGATGTGACTATAAATGGTTTGGATGTATTAATTGCATTCTTGTTCGAACATAATTGGGTAATGTTATTGTTGTTCGAATATGAGTGATTAGCATTTAAATgcttttttatacttatttgaaTGAGTGTTCAAGTGGACATTAATTTCAACCAAATTGGACCAGCAAAGTACAACACAACACAATCTACTCCGACTTTTAGTCATAGTAGTGTCACGGTCCATTTACCggattgcaaaaaaaaaaacccgttTTAAGCGGCTTTCCTTTATGGAGGAAAATGTGTAGCAGCTATTGGTTCTCTAACTTtctatttgatatatatatatatataattagaaaaaaaaaaaactattcaatTAAGAGTAGTGATACACTAATAACTCatctataattaattatctattactttcttataaaatatatttttttaaaattttaaatacatcaaatcaaaaccaaaaagcaaaatcaaatttgaaaaaaatattattttattcaataatagtTTAAGAATAGTAAATTAGTTGGtagtttatcatttctcttcaatTAATTGGATTTGATGACCCATCAATCCTAATACAATACATTAATTCCGTAACTGATGATTAACCCGACGCAAACCCAACACCAATCCTGGGATCAATATAATAATCATGCGAATaacttcttatatattttacaaaatttgacaAATATGAAAACTTTAAACCACCAATACTGATATGGTACGTCCGTTTGATCTGTCAAAAGTACTgtcttaataataatattagtggTCATTTTGCTGTTCGCGTGGTACTCATGTGCCCGACTCAATCTTGAAAGGAATGCCCTTTTTTTCTGCATGAAGCCTTAAATTAAAGAACCATATTGTGAAATAAGTTCTTCTACTTAAAAATCAACACACCACCCATTTTATTGACACAATGcagattgaaatttgaatatatatggtgttcgaaagagaaaataaataatattaatgctCAAGCCAAtggatatagatatataatttttcttggaaattgatacaaaataattattcgAATGTGCAAAAAACTCGAAAATGAAAAGGACACAACATCATGTACATATCAGGAAAACATAACTATTAAGTACATATCAGGATAgcaattatttgattatttgcaAGCACTCGGTGATTGCGACGATCGACCCTTCAAACCAACGCAGCAAAATCATAACATAATAGATCACAACTAGACCCCACAAAAATAGATCCTGCTGGTGCTTATGATCATGAAGTTTTCTTCTGTTTTGTCACATAGAAAATGCAGCAATCAAAACAGTAACTCCAACGGACAGTACCATTATTCCATGCTTTTTCGGACTCACTGCACCAGAATCAACCACTGTAGGAATACTATTACTGGTACAAGTTCCTGTGCCTGTGCTTGTGCTTGTGCTTGCGGCCTTTGGACTCTCTGCTACCTTTGGATCAGTGTCCTCTTCAGCCTTTGGACTGGCtgctgctttcttcttcttagcCTTAGGCTTGGTAGGGGCTGGTGCTGGGGCTGCTATGGGAGTCTTCGCAACGAAAAGATCCATAGGAAGAAGCACTTTGTCCACTCGATAAACAGCAAGACGATTATCAGAATATACAGTTCCGCTCACTGAGGCATTGACTACACCGGTCGAAATATTAACTTGGTTTCCCATAGAGGTCACATTTAGTGGGTATTCCCCTGGTGTGCTGTCTCCTGCTTGTGTTCGGACTGGGTTGCTCACAGTTTCGAAGTTTGATAGAGAATAAAAACTGGGTAAGGTATGAAACTGTATAAGTCGGATCTTGTCTTCGTCATTGAGAGAATTTAGAGTGCCAGATTTGAGGTTGGAAAATGCAGTATCGGTTGGAGCAAAAAGGGTAAAGccattatttgattttttgagttGTCCTTTGATTTGATCAGCCACTGCAGTCCTCTTTAGGAGGCGGTTTAAGATCGTGAATTCTCCGGCCCCCTGGAGGATTTTGGTGATGTCAACGTTGCTCGCTGATGACGAGGTAGTAGGAGGCTGAGTTAATGGGGCTGAGGCGGGCAGGGCCGGGGCCTGAGCTGGCTGTGCTAAAGTTGTGGTGCCATggcaaagaaaaaagagtagaagtaagaaggagaagaaagccTGCCTGGTCATCTTTGTATGCACGattgtttctcttttgcttGGGAAATTTGGGAGTGAAATGCAGGAGTGGTAATTAGTAGTTGCAGGAG is drawn from Juglans regia cultivar Chandler chromosome 5, Walnut 2.0, whole genome shotgun sequence and contains these coding sequences:
- the LOC108983968 gene encoding fasciclin-like arabinogalactan protein 12, with translation MTRQAFFSFLLLLFFLCHGTTTLAQPAQAPALPASAPLTQPPTTSSSASNVDITKILQGAGEFTILNRLLKRTAVADQIKGQLKKSNNGFTLFAPTDTAFSNLKSGTLNSLNDEDKIRLIQFHTLPSFYSLSNFETVSNPVRTQAGDSTPGEYPLNVTSMGNQVNISTGVVNASVSGTVYSDNRLAVYRVDKVLLPMDLFVAKTPIAAPAPAPTKPKAKKKKAAASPKAEEDTDPKVAESPKAASTSTSTGTGTCTSNSIPTVVDSGAVSPKKHGIMVLSVGVTVLIAAFSM